Proteins encoded together in one Aurantiacibacter aquimixticola window:
- the murB gene encoding UDP-N-acetylmuramate dehydrogenase yields MIQPDDQMRCDHAPGSDEGQQGSVGHVPQDTRGDLTKKAPLAKLVWFKSGGAADWLFEPADMEDLTSFLSALEPGTPVMALGLGSNLIIRDGGVPGVVVRLGKPFSSTEVKRDCVIECGGGAPGILVASAARDAGIAGLEFLRGIPGTVGGFVRMNGGAYGREVADILVDCDVVMPDGNCVTLPVGDLDYSYRHSRLPEGAIVVAARFKGDPGDPEEIGAEMDRIADERENSQPLRTKTGGSTFKNPEGGKAWQLVDKAGCRGLELGGAQVSEKHTNFLINHGDATSSDIEGLGEEVRRRVAEATGVNLEWEIKRVGRP; encoded by the coding sequence ATGATACAGCCAGACGATCAGATGCGGTGCGATCATGCTCCCGGATCGGATGAAGGACAGCAGGGAAGCGTCGGCCATGTTCCGCAGGATACGCGCGGCGACCTGACGAAAAAGGCTCCGCTGGCCAAGCTGGTGTGGTTCAAGAGCGGCGGCGCAGCGGACTGGCTTTTCGAGCCTGCCGACATGGAGGATCTGACGAGCTTCCTCTCCGCGCTGGAACCCGGAACGCCGGTGATGGCGCTGGGCCTCGGGTCGAATCTCATCATCCGCGATGGCGGCGTGCCAGGCGTGGTGGTGCGGCTGGGCAAGCCCTTTTCCAGCACCGAGGTGAAGCGCGATTGCGTGATCGAATGCGGCGGCGGTGCGCCGGGTATCCTCGTCGCCTCGGCGGCTCGCGATGCGGGGATTGCGGGGCTGGAATTCCTGCGCGGCATTCCCGGCACTGTCGGCGGGTTCGTGCGCATGAATGGCGGTGCCTATGGCCGCGAAGTCGCGGATATTCTTGTCGATTGCGACGTGGTGATGCCCGATGGCAATTGCGTCACCCTGCCGGTCGGCGATCTCGATTACTCTTACCGCCATTCGCGCCTGCCGGAAGGCGCCATCGTCGTTGCCGCGCGCTTCAAGGGCGATCCGGGCGATCCCGAAGAGATCGGCGCGGAAATGGACCGCATCGCGGACGAGCGAGAGAATTCGCAGCCGCTCCGCACGAAGACCGGGGGTTCCACTTTCAAGAATCCGGAAGGCGGCAAGGCCTGGCAGCTCGTCGACAAGGCAGGATGCCGCGGCCTGGAACTGGGCGGAGCGCAGGTAAGCGAGAAGCACACGAATTTCCTGATCAATCATGGCGATGCCACCAGTTCCGATATCGAGGGATTGGGTGAGGAAGTGCGCCGCCGGGTGGCCGAGGCGACCGGCGTGAATCTCG
- the murC gene encoding UDP-N-acetylmuramate--L-alanine ligase: protein MKAIGTDIGTIHFVGIGGIGMSGIAEVMHNLGYSVQGSDLKDSPRVEALRESGISVAIGHDAANLGDAAVVVTSTAVKRTNPEVAAALENRIPVVKRAEMLAELMRLKKTVAVAGTHGKTTTTSMVAALLDAGGVDPTVINGGIIESYGSNARLGDSDWMVVEADESDGSFLRLDGTIAVVTNIDPEHLDHYGSFDAVKDAFAQFIENVPFYGAAVLCLDHDEVRNVIAKVRDRRVITYGFSPHADVRAENVEPDGGLTRFDVVQTGRDGAETRIEGVELTMPGRHNVQNALAAIAVALEMDCPADSIRDGFARFGGVKRRFSHVGEIDLGQEVGVKVIDDYAHHPVEIRAVLSAARDAASGRVVAVVQPHRYTRLRDLLEDFQGAFGDADLIYAAPVYPAGEEPIEDVDENALVAGLKARGHRHAEAVDDPADLAERLSAALAPGDMVVCLGAGDITKWAAGLAGDVAKFRSREGRAG, encoded by the coding sequence TTGAAGGCTATCGGCACAGATATCGGGACGATCCACTTCGTTGGCATTGGCGGCATCGGCATGTCCGGCATTGCCGAGGTGATGCACAATCTCGGCTATAGCGTGCAGGGCAGCGACCTGAAGGACAGCCCGCGGGTCGAGGCCTTGCGGGAAAGCGGTATCTCCGTCGCCATCGGCCATGACGCGGCCAATCTCGGCGATGCGGCGGTGGTGGTGACTTCCACCGCTGTGAAGCGCACGAACCCTGAAGTGGCAGCTGCGCTCGAGAATCGCATCCCGGTGGTCAAGCGCGCCGAAATGCTCGCCGAATTGATGCGCCTGAAAAAGACCGTCGCCGTCGCGGGCACGCATGGCAAGACGACGACCACCAGCATGGTGGCTGCGCTGCTCGATGCGGGCGGGGTCGATCCCACTGTCATCAATGGCGGTATCATCGAAAGCTACGGCTCCAACGCGCGGCTGGGCGACAGCGACTGGATGGTGGTGGAAGCCGACGAGAGCGACGGAAGCTTCCTACGCCTCGACGGCACGATCGCGGTCGTCACCAATATCGATCCCGAACATCTCGACCATTACGGCAGTTTCGACGCGGTGAAGGACGCCTTCGCGCAGTTCATCGAAAACGTGCCCTTCTACGGCGCAGCGGTGCTGTGCCTCGATCATGACGAGGTCCGCAACGTGATCGCCAAGGTGCGGGACCGGCGCGTCATCACTTACGGATTCTCACCACATGCCGATGTGCGAGCGGAAAATGTCGAACCCGATGGCGGGCTCACCCGCTTCGACGTGGTGCAGACAGGACGCGACGGGGCGGAGACGCGGATCGAGGGTGTCGAGCTTACCATGCCCGGCCGTCACAATGTCCAGAACGCGCTCGCAGCCATCGCGGTGGCGCTGGAAATGGACTGCCCCGCGGACAGCATTCGCGACGGCTTCGCCCGCTTCGGCGGCGTGAAGCGCCGTTTCAGCCATGTCGGCGAGATCGACCTCGGCCAAGAAGTCGGCGTCAAGGTGATCGACGACTACGCGCACCATCCGGTCGAAATCCGCGCTGTGCTCTCCGCCGCGCGCGATGCGGCATCCGGCCGGGTCGTCGCAGTCGTCCAGCCGCATCGCTACACGCGGCTGCGCGACCTGCTGGAGGATTTTCAGGGCGCATTCGGCGACGCCGATCTGATCTACGCCGCGCCCGTCTATCCCGCCGGCGAGGAACCGATCGAGGATGTGGACGAAAACGCGCTGGTGGCCGGTCTGAAGGCGCGCGGCCATCGCCATGCCGAAGCTGTGGACGATCCCGCCGATCTTGCAGAAAGGCTGAGCGCGGCGCTTGCGCCGGGCGACATGGTGGTCTGCCTTGGTGCAGGCGACATCACCAAATGGGCGGCTGGGCTCGCCGGCGATGTCGCGAAATTTCGCAGCCGTGAGGGACGCGCAGGATGA
- the murG gene encoding undecaprenyldiphospho-muramoylpentapeptide beta-N-acetylglucosaminyltransferase, with protein MTASSRHFVLAAGGTGGHLTPAFALAHELERRGHHVALITDERGAAIPGKPDFLTAHVLPAGRFGKNPLHWIKGISAVLKGRGMAKRLYETFAPSAVIGFGGYPALPALLAAQSSGVPTVIHEQNAVLGRVNRLMAGRVDAIATAYPDVDRLDAKHEGKVHLVGNPVRPGVLALRDEPFPTFTEEGLFRVLVTGGSQGARVLSEIVPDGLAMLPMALRSRLQITQQCRPEDLERVRTKYAEYGIAAELGTYFEDMAARLADAHLFIGRAGASTIAELTAVGRPAILIPLPIATDDHQSANVREMVKAGGARAIKQPMSTVADLDSAGFSDKANADRAKQSDTLQRLAKDVSRQIQAMAQRPETLANAAHAAWNCGRPKAASDLADLVEGFGGADMMDVIRVGENNARGASQGAEVGQGASS; from the coding sequence ATGACCGCATCGTCCCGCCATTTCGTGCTGGCGGCCGGAGGCACCGGCGGACACCTCACGCCCGCTTTCGCATTGGCGCACGAGTTGGAGCGGCGCGGGCACCATGTCGCGCTCATCACCGATGAACGCGGCGCGGCCATCCCCGGCAAACCCGATTTCCTGACCGCGCATGTGCTGCCCGCAGGCCGGTTCGGAAAGAACCCGCTGCACTGGATCAAGGGCATATCCGCTGTCCTCAAGGGGCGCGGCATGGCGAAACGACTTTATGAGACATTCGCCCCCAGTGCCGTGATCGGTTTCGGTGGCTATCCGGCGCTGCCGGCTCTGCTTGCTGCACAATCGAGCGGCGTGCCCACCGTCATTCACGAACAGAATGCGGTGCTCGGCCGGGTCAATCGCCTGATGGCCGGACGCGTCGATGCGATCGCCACGGCTTATCCCGATGTCGACCGGCTGGATGCGAAGCACGAGGGCAAGGTGCATCTTGTCGGTAACCCCGTGCGTCCCGGCGTGCTGGCGCTGCGCGATGAGCCTTTTCCGACTTTCACCGAAGAAGGCCTGTTTCGCGTTCTGGTCACCGGCGGAAGCCAGGGCGCGCGTGTGCTAAGCGAGATCGTGCCGGACGGTTTGGCCATGTTGCCAATGGCGCTTCGCAGTCGCCTGCAGATCACCCAGCAATGCCGCCCGGAAGATCTGGAGCGGGTGCGCACGAAATACGCCGAATACGGCATCGCCGCGGAACTCGGCACATATTTCGAGGATATGGCCGCGCGGCTGGCCGACGCACATTTGTTCATCGGTCGCGCGGGAGCATCAACGATCGCCGAACTGACGGCTGTCGGCCGCCCGGCCATCCTCATCCCGCTTCCCATCGCGACCGACGATCACCAGAGTGCCAATGTCCGTGAAATGGTGAAGGCGGGCGGAGCGCGGGCGATCAAACAGCCGATGAGCACGGTCGCCGATCTCGACAGTGCGGGCTTTTCCGACAAGGCGAATGCCGACCGGGCGAAGCAATCCGACACGCTGCAGCGTCTGGCGAAGGATGTCAGCCGGCAAATTCAGGCGATGGCGCAGCGCCCGGAAACGCTCGCAAATGCGGCACATGCGGCGTGGAACTGCGGCAGGCCGAAAGCTGCAAGTGACCTGGCCGATCTTGTCGAGGGCTTCGGCGGAGCGGACATGATGGATGTAATCCGTGTCGGCGAGAACAATGCGCGCGGCGCTTCGCAAGGTGCCGAAGTTGGCCAGGGGGCATCGTCTTGA